One Mangifera indica cultivar Alphonso chromosome 4, CATAS_Mindica_2.1, whole genome shotgun sequence genomic region harbors:
- the LOC123213489 gene encoding probable protein S-acyltransferase 22 isoform X1, with product MRKNGWQLPYHPLQVVAVAVFLALGFAFYVFFAPFVGRRIFQLIMMGIYTPIIACVFGLYIWCAAADPADPGVFKSKKYLKIPESVKAARLKDSKLGGESTSSINDANAAAVGGKPLEKDEMGADVTSKDLNSEIEKINKSADCSSSLLYALTPCAFICNCSGSSGESSEQQISEDGMYYCSLCEVEVFKYSKHCRVCDKCVDRFDHHCRWLNNCIGKRNYRQFFTLMVSALVLLILQWSTGILVLICCFLERKRFSVDISTKLGSSFSLAPFVIVVAVCTILAMIATLPLAQLFFFHILLIKKGISTYDYIIALREQEQEQQGVGGQQSPQMSIASSLTGLSSASSFSTFHRGAWCTPPRLFLEDQFDVVPPETASVSSLGKKMVGEDPTKKKNPAVKISPWTLARLNAEEVSKAAAEARKKSKILQPVVRREASFGLETDNSFGSSSRRMIPRPDNRRRASKRVRLPADLPMEPLSVVSSLSAKAVQNGFTEASTNLAPLQLEARSAFQTSRAMSSSAGIVASSPESSLDSPDIHPFRVSSSGAEESRQLTGLSAGIMSAQKGFPLSRSTSDGYEASGGEDSDRVPSRIIQRSTNWSNLLFSTEHDEKIDDSIVKLKAPSSSSNSINRKL from the exons atgaggaaaaatgGGTGGCAACTTCCTTACCACCCTCTTCAG GTGGTGGCTGTTGCCGTATTTCTGGCTTTGGGGTTTGCTTTCTATGTTTTCTTTGCCCCTTTTGTTGGGAGGAGGATTTTTCAGCTTATTATGATGGGAATCTACACTCCTATT ATTGCTTGTGTCTTCGGTCTATATATTTGGTGTGCAGCTGCTGATCCCGCTGATCCAGGAGTTTTTAAGTCcaaaaaatatctcaaaattccAGAAAGTGTAAAGGCTGCCCGACTAAAGGATTCTAAACTGGGTGGTGAATCTACTTCATCTATAAATGATGCAAATGCTGCTGCAGTTGGGGGAAAACCTCTGGAGAAGGATGAAATGGGTGCAGATGTAACTTCGAAAGACCTCAATTCagaaattgagaaaataaataaatctgcAGATTGTTCATCTTCTCTCTTATATGCTCTAACGCCTTGTGCTTTTATCTGCAACTGCTCCGGTTCAAGTGGTGAATCTTCTGAGCAGCAAATCAGTGAAGATGGCATGTATTATTGCAGCTTATGTGAAGTTGAG GTATTCAAGTACAGCAAGCATTGCAGAGTTTGTGACAAATGTGTTGACCGTTTTGATCATCACTGCAGG TGGCTTAACAATTGTATTGGCAAAAGAAATTATCGACAGTTTTTCACCCTAATGGTTTCTGCTCTTGTCTTG CTTATTCTACAATGGTCGACTGGAATCCTGGTATTAATCTGCTGTTTTCTTGAGCGCAAGCGCTTCTCTGTGGATATCTCGACCAAGTTAGGAAGCAGTTTTTCTTTAGCTCCCTTTGTTATTGTGGTG GCGGTATGCACGATTTTGGCAATGATTGCTACATTACCGCTTGCTCAACTATTCTTCTTTCATATCCTACTGATAAAAAAG GGAATTAGCacctatgattatataatagCTCTAAGAGAGCAGGAACAAGAGCAACAAGGAGTTGGAGGCCAGCAGAGTCCCCAAATGTCAATTGCCAGCTCACTAACTGGATTGAGCAGTGCTAGCTCCTTCTCTACATTCCACCGCGGTGCATGGTGTACACCTCCTCGCTTGTTTCTTGAAGATCAG TTTGATGTTGTACCACCAGAGACTGCATCTGTAAGTTCATTAGGGAAAAAGATGGTGGGAGAAGATCCAACTAAGAAAAAGAACCCAGCGGTGAAGATTAGTCCATGGACATTGGCACGGCTAAATGCAGAGGAGGTTTCGAAGGCCGCTGCAGAGGCAAGAAAGAAGTCCAAAATCCTGCAACCTGTGGTGAGGCGGGAAGCCTCTTTTGGGCTAGAAACAGACAACAGCTTTGGAAGCAGTAGCCGTCGAATGATCCCAAGGCCAGATAATAGAAGGAGAGCCAGTAAGCGGGTGCGCCTCCCAGCTGACCTACCTATGGAACCTCTATCAGTGGTTTCGAGCCTTTCTGCTAAAGCTGTTCAAAACGGTTTCACTGAGGCTTCAACTAATTTAGCCCCACTCCAGCTTGAAGCCAGGAGTGCTTTCCAAACAAGCCGAGCAATGTCAAGCTCAGCTGGTATTGTTGCTTCTTCTCCTGAGAGTAGTTTAGACTCTCCAGATATTCATCCATTCCGGGTCTCCTCATCAGGAGCTGAAGAGTCAAGGCAGCTGACAGGTCTATCTGCTGGTATAATGTCTGCACAGAAGGGATTTCCTCTATCTAGGTCTACTAGTGATGGGTATGAAGCATCTGGTGGGGAAGATAGTGACCGGGTTCCTTCTAGAATCATCCAAAGGTCGACAAACTGGAGTAATCTTCTCTTTAGCACTGAGCATGATGAGAAGATTGATGATAGCATTGTAAAATTGAAAGCACCTTCTTCATCTAGCAACAGTATCAATAGAAAGCTTTGA
- the LOC123213489 gene encoding probable protein S-acyltransferase 22 isoform X2: protein MFLIFLGLLSLSGLCLSFGNFIDRSSRACHQPVDLADKIACVFGLYIWCAAADPADPGVFKSKKYLKIPESVKAARLKDSKLGGESTSSINDANAAAVGGKPLEKDEMGADVTSKDLNSEIEKINKSADCSSSLLYALTPCAFICNCSGSSGESSEQQISEDGMYYCSLCEVEVFKYSKHCRVCDKCVDRFDHHCRWLNNCIGKRNYRQFFTLMVSALVLLILQWSTGILVLICCFLERKRFSVDISTKLGSSFSLAPFVIVVAVCTILAMIATLPLAQLFFFHILLIKKGISTYDYIIALREQEQEQQGVGGQQSPQMSIASSLTGLSSASSFSTFHRGAWCTPPRLFLEDQFDVVPPETASVSSLGKKMVGEDPTKKKNPAVKISPWTLARLNAEEVSKAAAEARKKSKILQPVVRREASFGLETDNSFGSSSRRMIPRPDNRRRASKRVRLPADLPMEPLSVVSSLSAKAVQNGFTEASTNLAPLQLEARSAFQTSRAMSSSAGIVASSPESSLDSPDIHPFRVSSSGAEESRQLTGLSAGIMSAQKGFPLSRSTSDGYEASGGEDSDRVPSRIIQRSTNWSNLLFSTEHDEKIDDSIVKLKAPSSSSNSINRKL, encoded by the exons atgtttttaatttttcttgggCTGCTTTCGCTTTCCGGCCTATGTTTGTCATTTGGCAATTTTATCGATAGATCCTCTAGAGCATGCCATCAACCTGTCGATTTAGCCGATAAG ATTGCTTGTGTCTTCGGTCTATATATTTGGTGTGCAGCTGCTGATCCCGCTGATCCAGGAGTTTTTAAGTCcaaaaaatatctcaaaattccAGAAAGTGTAAAGGCTGCCCGACTAAAGGATTCTAAACTGGGTGGTGAATCTACTTCATCTATAAATGATGCAAATGCTGCTGCAGTTGGGGGAAAACCTCTGGAGAAGGATGAAATGGGTGCAGATGTAACTTCGAAAGACCTCAATTCagaaattgagaaaataaataaatctgcAGATTGTTCATCTTCTCTCTTATATGCTCTAACGCCTTGTGCTTTTATCTGCAACTGCTCCGGTTCAAGTGGTGAATCTTCTGAGCAGCAAATCAGTGAAGATGGCATGTATTATTGCAGCTTATGTGAAGTTGAG GTATTCAAGTACAGCAAGCATTGCAGAGTTTGTGACAAATGTGTTGACCGTTTTGATCATCACTGCAGG TGGCTTAACAATTGTATTGGCAAAAGAAATTATCGACAGTTTTTCACCCTAATGGTTTCTGCTCTTGTCTTG CTTATTCTACAATGGTCGACTGGAATCCTGGTATTAATCTGCTGTTTTCTTGAGCGCAAGCGCTTCTCTGTGGATATCTCGACCAAGTTAGGAAGCAGTTTTTCTTTAGCTCCCTTTGTTATTGTGGTG GCGGTATGCACGATTTTGGCAATGATTGCTACATTACCGCTTGCTCAACTATTCTTCTTTCATATCCTACTGATAAAAAAG GGAATTAGCacctatgattatataatagCTCTAAGAGAGCAGGAACAAGAGCAACAAGGAGTTGGAGGCCAGCAGAGTCCCCAAATGTCAATTGCCAGCTCACTAACTGGATTGAGCAGTGCTAGCTCCTTCTCTACATTCCACCGCGGTGCATGGTGTACACCTCCTCGCTTGTTTCTTGAAGATCAG TTTGATGTTGTACCACCAGAGACTGCATCTGTAAGTTCATTAGGGAAAAAGATGGTGGGAGAAGATCCAACTAAGAAAAAGAACCCAGCGGTGAAGATTAGTCCATGGACATTGGCACGGCTAAATGCAGAGGAGGTTTCGAAGGCCGCTGCAGAGGCAAGAAAGAAGTCCAAAATCCTGCAACCTGTGGTGAGGCGGGAAGCCTCTTTTGGGCTAGAAACAGACAACAGCTTTGGAAGCAGTAGCCGTCGAATGATCCCAAGGCCAGATAATAGAAGGAGAGCCAGTAAGCGGGTGCGCCTCCCAGCTGACCTACCTATGGAACCTCTATCAGTGGTTTCGAGCCTTTCTGCTAAAGCTGTTCAAAACGGTTTCACTGAGGCTTCAACTAATTTAGCCCCACTCCAGCTTGAAGCCAGGAGTGCTTTCCAAACAAGCCGAGCAATGTCAAGCTCAGCTGGTATTGTTGCTTCTTCTCCTGAGAGTAGTTTAGACTCTCCAGATATTCATCCATTCCGGGTCTCCTCATCAGGAGCTGAAGAGTCAAGGCAGCTGACAGGTCTATCTGCTGGTATAATGTCTGCACAGAAGGGATTTCCTCTATCTAGGTCTACTAGTGATGGGTATGAAGCATCTGGTGGGGAAGATAGTGACCGGGTTCCTTCTAGAATCATCCAAAGGTCGACAAACTGGAGTAATCTTCTCTTTAGCACTGAGCATGATGAGAAGATTGATGATAGCATTGTAAAATTGAAAGCACCTTCTTCATCTAGCAACAGTATCAATAGAAAGCTTTGA
- the LOC123213490 gene encoding uncharacterized protein LOC123213490: MPTPHLSLCTILSESKRIIKAHSRHFLALSVLFLLPLSFSIVVFPTLQQLLHFTTHNSRTLLSHAIYHSTFDKQSLLLTLLYLGFTFVLSLCAVGSITYSVFHGFYGRPVKFMSAIKSIVVSFFPLLATILLCQIIMSGIIAFFVIVVFLVVKFVNFVGFQCEYSYSSPFFVGCILLLIIFLLLILVYLQVNWVLVAVVVVVESSWGFKALKRSKYLVKGYSFVALSQSSCFAFLVGILIWSSSDLGTRFGGISKGWSWAFVLQIVIASTLLMLLFLYNIAANTLLYMYCKAIHGELAMEIAEEFAEEYVSLPFDNGKVPHLVSAVYNGY, from the coding sequence ATGCCAACGCCACATCTCAGTCTCTGCACCATCCTTTCCGAATCAAAACGCATAATCAAAGCACACTCACGTCACTTCCTGGCGCTCTCAGTCCTCTTTCTTCTCCCCTTATCTTTCTCTATCGTCGTTTTCCCTACCCTCCAACAACTCCTTCACTTCACCACACACAACTCAAGAACTCTTCTTAGCCACGCTATTTACCATTCCACGTTTGACAAACAAAGTCTTCTCCTTACTCTCTTGTACTTGGGTTTTACCTTTGTTTTATCACTCTGCGCTGTTGGTTCTATCACCTACAGTGTCTTCCATGGCTTCTATGGTAGACCCGTTAAATTTATGTCTGCTATTAAATCCATTGTGGTTTCCTTTTTCCCTCTTCTTGCTACCATTCTTCTTTGTCAAATAATCATGTCTGGGATTATTGCCTTTTTTGTGATTGTGGTGTTTTTGGTCGTCAAGTTCGTTAATTTTGTTGGTTTTCAGTGTGAGTACTCCTACTCCTCTCCCTTCTTTGTGGGGTGTATTTTACTCCTcatcatatttttattgttgattttgGTTTATTTGCAAGTGAATTGGGTTTTGGTAGCTGTAGTAGTGGTGGTGGAATCGAGTTGGGGGTTTAAGGCATTGAAGAGAAGTAAATATTTGGTCAAAGGATACAGCTTTGTGGCTTTATCGCAGAGTTCATGTTTCGCATTTCTGGTTGGGATTTTAATTTGGAGCAGCTCGGATTTAGGCACTCGTTTTGGGGGCATCAGTAAAGGGTGGAGTTGGGCATTTGTGCTACAAATTGTGATTGCTTCAActttgttgatgttgttgttccTTTACAACATTGCGGCGAATACGTTGTTGTATATGTATTGCAAAGCAATACATGGAGAACTTGCAATGGAGATTGCAGAGGAATTTGCCGAGGAGTATGTGAGTTTGCCTTTCGATAATGGGAAAGTACCTCATCTTGTTTCTGCTGTTTATAATGGATACTAG